One Syntrophaceae bacterium DNA window includes the following coding sequences:
- a CDS encoding N-acetyl-gamma-glutamyl-phosphate reductase, producing MKIGIYGASGYTGQELLRILLNHPHVQVAAVTSRQYKGMAVSDLYPVFTDRTNLVFLDASPEEVAGAVDFVFLALPHGGAMKVASHFLDAGKKVVDLSADFRLRKVETFEAWYEKHGAPGLIEEAVYGIPELYRSEIKAARFVANPGCYPTSIILGFAPLLKEGLIDTETLIADSKSGVSGAGREAQIGSLFCEVDEGFKAYKVGQHRHTPEIEQELGVLAGRDIFLSFTPHLLPVNRGILSTLYARLTRSLSTADLTDLFRRFYEREPFVRIYREGSVPNISSVKGTNFCDIGVVADGRTGRVIVLSAIDNLVKGASGQAVQNMNLMCGFPEDAGLGMLSVFP from the coding sequence ATGAAAATTGGAATCTATGGAGCAAGCGGATACACGGGCCAGGAACTGCTGCGGATCCTTCTGAACCACCCCCATGTGCAAGTCGCGGCAGTCACGTCCCGCCAGTACAAGGGAATGGCCGTTTCCGATCTCTATCCCGTTTTTACGGACCGGACGAACCTTGTCTTTCTGGACGCCTCGCCGGAAGAAGTGGCCGGGGCGGTAGACTTTGTCTTTCTGGCCCTTCCCCACGGCGGAGCGATGAAAGTAGCCTCGCATTTTCTCGATGCCGGGAAGAAGGTCGTCGACCTGAGCGCCGACTTTCGCCTCCGGAAGGTGGAGACCTTCGAGGCCTGGTACGAGAAGCACGGAGCCCCGGGCCTTATCGAAGAAGCGGTCTACGGCATCCCCGAGCTGTACCGGAGCGAGATCAAGGCGGCCCGGTTCGTCGCCAATCCGGGCTGCTACCCCACCAGCATCATTCTCGGATTTGCGCCGCTCCTGAAAGAGGGATTGATCGATACGGAAACACTCATTGCCGACTCCAAGTCCGGCGTGAGTGGCGCCGGACGGGAGGCCCAGATCGGCTCGCTCTTCTGCGAGGTTGATGAAGGGTTCAAGGCCTACAAGGTGGGCCAGCACAGGCACACACCGGAGATCGAGCAGGAACTCGGCGTTCTGGCGGGCCGGGATATCTTTCTCTCTTTCACCCCCCATCTGTTGCCTGTGAACAGGGGGATCCTGAGCACCCTTTACGCCCGCCTGACGAGGAGCCTGTCCACGGCGGACCTGACGGATCTTTTCCGCCGCTTCTACGAGCGGGAGCCCTTCGTCCGGATCTACCGGGAAGGCAGCGTTCCCAACATCTCGTCGGTCAAGGGAACCAACTTCTGCGACATCGGCGTCGTCGCCGACGGGCGGACGGGGCGGGTCATCGTTCTCTCGGCCATCGACAATCTCGTGAAGGGGGCCTCGGGACAAGCTGTCCAGAACATGAACCTGATGTGCGGTTTCCCGGAGGACGCGGGGCTGGGGATGCTGTCCGTGTTCCCCTGA
- the rplM gene encoding 50S ribosomal protein L13, with protein sequence MKTYSARKEDVQRDWYVVDAEGKTLGRLASEIASRLRGKHKPIYTPHVDTGDFIIVVNAEKVVLTGRKLTDKMYYSHSGYPGGLKSITAGKLLQTRPEDVLRIAVQGMLPKNTLGRQMLRKLKIYKGGTHGHEAQSPRTLEL encoded by the coding sequence ATGAAAACATACAGTGCCAGGAAAGAAGACGTACAGCGGGACTGGTACGTTGTGGACGCCGAAGGAAAGACGCTGGGCCGGCTGGCCAGCGAGATCGCCTCAAGGCTGCGGGGCAAGCACAAACCGATCTATACGCCTCATGTGGATACGGGGGATTTCATCATCGTCGTGAATGCGGAGAAAGTGGTCCTCACGGGCCGGAAGCTCACCGACAAGATGTACTACTCCCACTCCGGCTATCCGGGAGGATTGAAGTCCATCACGGCAGGTAAACTGCTGCAGACCCGGCCGGAGGACGTGCTCCGCATTGCCGTTCAGGGCATGCTTCCGAAGAATACCCTGGGAAGGCAGATGCTGAGAAAGCTCAAGATCTACAAGGGCGGCACTCATGGGCATGAGGCCCAGAGCCCCAGGACACTCGAGCTGTAG
- the rpsI gene encoding 30S ribosomal protein S9, whose protein sequence is MEKRFYATGKRKTAIARVYMKEGSGQMIINKRNFDDYFTRDSLKMLIQQPLEITGKKDRFDFYINVNGGGSAGQAGAVKHGIAKALIDYDVELRSTLKRAGFLTRDSRIKERKKYGQPGARKRFQFSKR, encoded by the coding sequence ATGGAAAAGCGCTTTTACGCAACAGGCAAGCGGAAAACGGCCATCGCCAGGGTTTACATGAAGGAAGGCAGCGGCCAGATGATCATCAACAAGCGGAACTTTGACGATTACTTCACCCGGGACAGCCTGAAAATGCTCATCCAGCAGCCGCTGGAGATCACGGGAAAGAAGGACCGCTTCGATTTCTACATCAACGTGAACGGCGGCGGAAGCGCCGGCCAGGCGGGAGCCGTCAAGCACGGAATCGCGAAAGCGCTCATCGATTACGACGTCGAGCTGCGTTCCACCCTGAAACGGGCTGGTTTCCTGACCCGGGACTCCCGCATCAAGGAACGGAAGAAGTATGGTCAGCCGGGGGCCAGGAAGCGATTCCAGTTCTCCAAACGGTAA
- a CDS encoding DUF493 domain-containing protein, with product MSGKNRKPVIEYPCQWVYKIIGPDEAALREAVTQVVQNLPHTVALSNTSATGRYCCLNVELTVADENVRTSLYEMLKNHPAVRIVL from the coding sequence ATGAGTGGAAAGAATCGGAAGCCCGTCATTGAGTATCCGTGCCAATGGGTTTACAAGATCATAGGCCCCGACGAGGCGGCCCTGCGGGAGGCGGTGACTCAGGTGGTCCAGAATCTTCCCCATACGGTGGCGCTTTCCAATACGAGCGCCACTGGCCGTTACTGCTGCCTGAATGTCGAGTTGACCGTGGCGGACGAGAATGTCCGGACAAGCCTTTACGAGATGCTGAAAAACCACCCGGCCGTCCGGATCGTCCTGTGA
- a CDS encoding L,D-transpeptidase family protein yields MESTLPQTPACLEMERLGDAWPWKCRQALVVRADGWKATEGMMCLCSREHLRSPWRFDPGNLPVILGKHGLAWGRGIHPLTEEEEPRKREGDGTAPAGIFRIRRAFGHAAPEEVPWIRLPYRRIAPETFCIDDPVSASYNRILDGAGIEPDWKSREAMLREDGLYRLGAVIEHNADPVLPGAGSCIFLHRWQGPASPTEGCTALAEKDLERVLRWLEPEAQPVLIQLPDVEYEKRRAPWSLP; encoded by the coding sequence ATGGAATCGACGTTACCCCAAACCCCCGCCTGCCTGGAGATGGAGCGTCTCGGGGACGCCTGGCCGTGGAAATGCCGGCAGGCCCTGGTCGTGCGGGCTGATGGATGGAAGGCGACGGAAGGCATGATGTGTCTCTGCTCCCGGGAGCATCTTCGTTCGCCCTGGCGCTTCGATCCCGGGAACCTGCCGGTCATTCTGGGGAAACACGGCCTTGCCTGGGGGCGGGGGATTCATCCACTGACGGAGGAGGAAGAGCCGCGCAAACGGGAGGGCGACGGGACGGCACCGGCGGGGATTTTCCGGATCCGGCGGGCCTTCGGGCACGCGGCACCGGAGGAAGTCCCGTGGATCCGGCTCCCTTACCGGCGAATCGCACCGGAGACGTTCTGCATCGACGACCCGGTATCGGCCTCCTACAACCGCATCCTGGACGGCGCGGGCATCGAGCCGGACTGGAAGAGCCGCGAGGCGATGCTCCGGGAGGACGGTCTCTATCGCCTGGGGGCTGTCATCGAGCACAACGCCGATCCCGTCCTGCCGGGGGCCGGCTCGTGCATTTTCCTGCATCGGTGGCAGGGACCCGCATCGCCGACGGAGGGATGCACGGCCCTGGCGGAGAAAGACCTGGAGCGGGTCCTGCGCTGGCTCGAACCGGAAGCGCAACCGGTCCTGATTCAACTGCCGGATGTGGAATACGAAAAAAGGCGCGCCCCCTGGAGCCTGCCCTGA
- a CDS encoding cysteine--tRNA ligase, translating to MSLKLYNTLTRRKEEFKPIVPGKVGMYVCGITAYDVCHIGHARSAVVFDVITRYFRYAGFDVTYVKNFTDVDDKIIERANREKATIGDISERFIARHNEDMGALGIEPPSVTPKATENIEGMIRLIRTLEEKGLAYAMDGDVYYSVEGFRGYGKLSGRNLEDMLAGARVDVNERKRNPLDFALWKASKEGEPWWESPWGPGRPGWHIECSVMSQRFLGETFDIHGGGEDLIFPHHENEIAQSEGAYGKPFANYWLHNGFVRINSEKMSKSLGNFFTIEEMLRRYAPEVLRFFMLQSHYRSPVDFSEESLAEARQGMDRCYSTLKALQDALKAGEGAAEAAPSSLTGKEKDLAEVLTRLPERFAEAMNDDFNTARALGYVFDVIRHLNGYLLDKAFSVTPASMAVLRQARETLDRLGRVFGLFLVDPDRYLLEDREREAAKRGLDVAEIERLITGRREARENKDWHRADEIRKELAARHVVLKDGPSGTTWSIQ from the coding sequence ATGTCCCTGAAACTCTACAACACCCTGACGAGACGGAAAGAGGAATTCAAACCCATCGTGCCCGGGAAAGTGGGGATGTACGTCTGCGGGATCACCGCCTACGACGTCTGCCACATCGGCCATGCCCGCTCCGCCGTCGTCTTCGACGTCATCACCCGCTACTTCCGATACGCCGGCTTCGACGTAACCTACGTGAAGAACTTCACCGACGTGGACGACAAGATCATCGAACGGGCCAACCGGGAGAAAGCGACGATTGGCGACATCTCGGAGCGCTTCATCGCCCGGCACAACGAGGACATGGGGGCTCTCGGCATCGAGCCGCCCTCGGTGACGCCCAAGGCGACGGAGAACATCGAGGGCATGATCCGCCTTATCCGGACCCTGGAGGAGAAGGGCCTTGCCTACGCGATGGACGGGGACGTGTACTATTCCGTAGAGGGATTCCGGGGTTACGGGAAGCTCTCGGGGCGCAACCTGGAGGACATGCTGGCGGGCGCCAGGGTGGACGTGAACGAGCGGAAAAGGAACCCCCTCGACTTCGCCCTCTGGAAGGCCAGCAAGGAAGGAGAGCCCTGGTGGGAGAGCCCCTGGGGGCCCGGCCGGCCGGGTTGGCATATCGAGTGCTCCGTCATGAGCCAGCGCTTTCTTGGCGAGACCTTCGACATCCACGGCGGCGGCGAGGATCTGATCTTTCCCCACCACGAGAACGAGATCGCCCAGTCCGAGGGCGCCTACGGAAAGCCCTTCGCCAACTACTGGCTCCACAACGGCTTCGTCCGGATCAATTCCGAGAAGATGTCCAAGTCCCTCGGGAACTTCTTCACCATTGAGGAGATGCTCCGGCGCTATGCCCCGGAGGTCCTGCGCTTCTTCATGCTCCAGAGCCATTACCGGAGCCCCGTCGACTTCTCCGAGGAGTCGCTGGCCGAGGCCCGGCAGGGCATGGACCGCTGCTACAGCACGCTGAAGGCGCTTCAGGACGCCCTGAAGGCGGGCGAGGGCGCGGCGGAGGCCGCCCCGTCGTCGCTGACCGGGAAGGAGAAGGACCTGGCGGAGGTCCTGACCCGTCTGCCGGAGCGGTTCGCCGAGGCCATGAACGACGACTTCAACACGGCCCGGGCGCTGGGCTACGTCTTCGACGTGATCCGCCACCTGAACGGCTACCTCCTGGACAAGGCCTTCAGCGTCACGCCTGCCTCCATGGCGGTCCTGCGCCAGGCCCGGGAGACCCTCGACAGGCTCGGCCGGGTCTTCGGGTTGTTCCTGGTGGATCCGGACCGCTACCTCCTGGAGGACCGGGAGCGGGAAGCGGCCAAGCGGGGACTGGACGTGGCAGAAATCGAGCGGCTCATCACCGGACGCCGGGAGGCCAGGGAGAACAAGGACTGGCACAGGGCCGACGAGATCCGGAAGGAACTGGCGGCCCGGCATGTTGTGCTGAAGGACGGTCCGTCCGGAACGACCTGGAGCATCCAGTAG
- a CDS encoding bifunctional metallophosphatase/5'-nucleotidase, translated as MNWKKSALGTGRIRSFPGTALLLILLLCLTAVCTLAGTAGARPTVALTILHVNDTHGHILPGVVKTVDPERPVGGAAWLAQMIEDERAKNPQGTLLLSGGDMFQGTAISNVFRGAPVTEIMNALAFDAMAVGNHEFDWGMDTLRKLRTAARTPWLAANIVDGQGKGLPGVKPWIIAERKGIRIAVIGITTPETAWTTKPGNVAGLTFREPKDVLPGLIRQVRAEGARLVVVLSHCGLDADRKTAGEVEGIDVIVGGHSHTAVMDPVVVGKTVIVQAGCYGQYLGVLELQVDPEEGRITGFTEKNELKAVYSGPKDSFDPAIAAIVASYDDRIRDRFAAVVGSTEVDLTRNYRGESNLGDLIADAMREAAGADIALMNSGGIRTDISRGAVTLEILYTLLPFDNLLVSMDLTGRQVLQILEESARGSRGSLQISGLRVTADLTRPAGQRIVGVEIDGRPLAAEKTYRVVTNDFLAAGGDEFTVFREGKNVVYGDDLRDVAAAYLKKHSPVRPRIEGRIEVRGI; from the coding sequence ATGAATTGGAAGAAATCGGCACTGGGAACCGGCAGGATCCGTTCTTTTCCAGGGACGGCCCTGTTACTGATCCTTCTCCTCTGCCTGACGGCCGTCTGCACGCTTGCCGGCACGGCGGGCGCACGACCCACCGTCGCGCTCACGATCCTTCACGTCAACGATACCCACGGCCACATCCTGCCCGGCGTCGTCAAGACGGTGGACCCCGAGCGGCCCGTCGGCGGGGCCGCCTGGCTGGCGCAGATGATCGAGGACGAGCGGGCGAAAAACCCGCAGGGAACGCTGCTCCTTTCGGGGGGCGACATGTTCCAGGGGACGGCGATCTCCAACGTCTTCCGGGGGGCGCCCGTGACGGAGATCATGAACGCGCTGGCCTTCGACGCCATGGCCGTGGGCAACCACGAGTTCGACTGGGGGATGGACACCCTGAGGAAACTCCGGACGGCGGCCCGCACGCCCTGGCTCGCGGCGAACATTGTCGACGGGCAGGGAAAGGGGCTGCCGGGCGTGAAGCCATGGATCATCGCGGAACGGAAGGGGATCCGGATCGCCGTCATTGGGATCACGACCCCCGAGACGGCCTGGACGACGAAGCCCGGGAACGTGGCGGGGCTGACGTTCCGGGAGCCGAAGGACGTCCTGCCTGGGCTGATCCGGCAGGTCCGGGCGGAAGGGGCGCGCCTCGTCGTCGTCCTTTCCCACTGCGGGCTCGACGCGGACCGGAAAACCGCCGGGGAGGTGGAAGGTATCGACGTCATCGTCGGCGGCCACAGCCACACGGCCGTGATGGACCCCGTCGTCGTGGGGAAGACGGTGATCGTCCAGGCGGGCTGCTACGGCCAGTACCTGGGTGTTCTCGAACTGCAGGTGGATCCGGAGGAGGGCCGGATCACGGGTTTCACGGAGAAAAACGAGCTGAAGGCCGTCTATTCCGGGCCGAAGGATTCCTTCGATCCGGCGATTGCCGCGATCGTGGCGTCCTACGACGACCGGATCCGGGACCGCTTCGCCGCCGTCGTCGGCTCGACGGAGGTCGACCTGACGCGGAATTACCGGGGCGAGTCGAACCTGGGCGACCTGATCGCCGACGCCATGAGGGAGGCCGCAGGGGCCGACATCGCCCTGATGAACAGCGGCGGCATCCGGACGGACATCTCCCGGGGGGCCGTCACGCTGGAGATTCTTTACACCCTCCTGCCCTTCGACAACCTCCTGGTCTCCATGGACCTGACGGGGCGACAGGTGCTTCAGATCCTGGAAGAGAGCGCCCGCGGGAGCCGCGGAAGCCTCCAGATCTCCGGACTCCGGGTGACGGCCGATCTGACAAGGCCTGCCGGACAGCGGATTGTGGGCGTCGAGATCGACGGCCGGCCCCTCGCGGCGGAAAAGACGTACCGGGTCGTCACGAACGACTTCCTGGCGGCGGGGGGAGACGAGTTCACCGTGTTCCGGGAGGGGAAGAACGTCGTGTACGGAGACGACCTCCGGGACGTCGCGGCGGCCTACCTGAAAAAACATTCCCCCGTCCGGCCCCGCATCGAGGGGCGCATCGAGGTGAGGGGAATCTGA
- a CDS encoding gamma-glutamyl-gamma-aminobutyrate hydrolase family protein yields the protein MENQPLIGLNMSVLEQEGADVLRVHLDYPDAVAAAGGWPLCLPALDDPDFLREVLPMLDGVLFVGGADYDPGHYGGHPQPAEELVAPRRDRFDLELARRVLENTDLPVLGICGGCQLLWIACGGGLVQDIRTEWAVPGGGPPLPHAGKDRTGIDPGPYRHDVLLTPDSLAAAGVGNPPGNRVETNSFHHQAADPAHPARHLIVSGKSEDGIAEAVEPGPDTDWTRSGRFVLGVQWHPERMRDEEPQRRLFEALVAAARIRKTRMQNGR from the coding sequence ACGTCCTCCGGGTCCACCTGGACTATCCGGATGCCGTCGCGGCCGCCGGCGGTTGGCCCCTCTGCCTCCCGGCGCTGGATGATCCGGACTTCCTGCGGGAAGTCCTGCCGATGCTCGACGGCGTGCTCTTCGTCGGTGGCGCGGACTACGATCCCGGACATTACGGGGGACACCCCCAGCCGGCGGAAGAGCTCGTTGCACCCCGGCGCGACCGCTTCGACCTGGAGCTGGCCCGGCGGGTCCTGGAAAACACGGACCTTCCTGTCCTGGGGATCTGCGGCGGCTGCCAGCTCCTCTGGATCGCCTGCGGGGGCGGCCTTGTCCAGGACATCCGGACCGAATGGGCGGTCCCCGGCGGCGGCCCGCCACTTCCCCACGCAGGAAAAGACCGTACCGGGATCGATCCGGGCCCGTATCGCCATGACGTTCTCCTCACTCCGGACAGCCTCGCCGCCGCCGGTGTCGGGAATCCTCCCGGCAACAGGGTCGAGACCAACTCGTTCCACCACCAGGCGGCCGACCCGGCCCACCCGGCCCGTCACCTTATCGTATCGGGGAAGTCGGAAGACGGTATCGCGGAGGCCGTGGAGCCCGGCCCCGACACGGACTGGACGCGGTCGGGACGGTTCGTCCTCGGCGTCCAGTGGCACCCGGAGCGGATGCGGGACGAGGAGCCCCAGCGGCGGCTCTTCGAGGCCCTCGTCGCAGCGGCCCGGATCCGGAAAACGCGGATGCAGAACGGGCGATAG
- a CDS encoding 2-hydroxyacyl-CoA dehydratase — MSENVTSKQLLDHYARKVYADAAAAKAAGRPVGWSTAIVPQEFFETMDLPLVYPENHSAVISARKRALGFLERAEGYGYHADVCGYMRVNFGYLLEGAEGDDDVPPAPVPDFVVCCNNYCTMIVKWYENLAKELGVPLFMIDMPYNPEGAVDDARVRYIRAQFDRLVGQLEDLTGRPFDQERFREVMEISRENARLWKRAFELVGHVPSPANGFDFYNYLTLMVFMRGRAETTEVLRLWIREMEGKIARGEGPFRDAAEKFRIMFDGIACWPQLAHTAKAFRSWGINITGSNYPDGWAVQYETGDLDGMARAYASIANNMSLEKAVEKRVEIIRQGRCDGAVYHMNRSCKVMDFTTYEAQRRVFAETGVPYITFDGDQADPRIFVAAQFDTRVQALVEMMESRKEAGR, encoded by the coding sequence ATGAGCGAGAACGTTACTTCCAAACAGCTCCTGGATCACTACGCACGGAAGGTTTATGCCGACGCGGCGGCGGCCAAGGCCGCCGGAAGGCCCGTCGGCTGGTCCACGGCCATCGTGCCCCAGGAGTTCTTCGAGACCATGGACCTGCCCCTCGTCTACCCGGAGAACCACTCGGCCGTCATCTCGGCCCGGAAGCGGGCCCTCGGGTTCCTGGAGCGGGCCGAGGGGTACGGCTATCACGCCGACGTCTGCGGGTACATGCGGGTCAACTTCGGTTACCTCCTGGAAGGGGCAGAGGGAGACGATGACGTGCCGCCGGCGCCGGTTCCTGACTTCGTCGTCTGCTGCAACAACTACTGCACCATGATCGTCAAGTGGTACGAAAACCTCGCGAAGGAGCTGGGGGTTCCCCTGTTCATGATCGACATGCCCTACAACCCGGAGGGCGCCGTGGATGATGCGCGGGTGCGGTACATCCGGGCCCAGTTCGACCGCCTCGTCGGGCAGCTGGAGGACCTGACGGGCCGCCCGTTCGACCAGGAACGGTTCCGGGAGGTGATGGAGATCTCCCGGGAGAACGCCCGGCTGTGGAAGCGGGCCTTCGAACTTGTGGGCCACGTTCCGTCGCCGGCGAACGGCTTCGACTTCTACAACTATCTGACCCTGATGGTCTTCATGCGAGGGCGCGCCGAGACGACGGAGGTCCTCCGCCTGTGGATCCGGGAGATGGAGGGGAAAATTGCCCGTGGCGAAGGGCCGTTCCGGGATGCCGCGGAGAAGTTCCGGATCATGTTCGACGGCATCGCCTGCTGGCCGCAGCTCGCCCACACGGCGAAGGCCTTCCGCTCCTGGGGCATCAACATCACCGGCTCCAACTACCCCGACGGCTGGGCCGTCCAGTACGAGACGGGCGACCTGGACGGCATGGCCCGGGCCTACGCCTCCATCGCGAACAACATGAGCCTGGAGAAGGCGGTGGAGAAGCGGGTCGAGATCATCCGGCAGGGCCGCTGCGACGGCGCGGTCTATCACATGAACCGGAGCTGCAAGGTCATGGACTTCACGACCTACGAGGCGCAGCGGCGGGTCTTCGCCGAAACCGGCGTGCCCTACATCACCTTCGACGGGGACCAGGCGGACCCGCGGATCTTCGTTGCCGCCCAGTTCGACACGAGGGTCCAGGCCCTTGTCGAGATGATGGAGTCCCGGAAGGAGGCAGGGCGATGA
- a CDS encoding MFS transporter, producing MLLMLVLGFASGMPLALSGGTLTAWMVAEGIDIRTIGVFSLTGLPYAFKFLWSPLMDRYVPPFLGRRRGWMLVTQILLVVTLAALGFFNPSSNLPLVALLAVAIAFFSASQDIVLDAYRTEYLSPQERGAGAGVWIMGYRLAILVSGAAALILSDHLPWRTVYVLMGGLMTIGCIATLIAPEPHPEDREGRAVAPPASLREAVVQPLLEFFRRPGSLEILLFVVLYKIGDVAAAQMTTPFILQHVGFSRTELGAVFKGLGMVATIAGTLAGGALMIRWSLKRSLFVFGILQGISTLSFILLEFTGRQIWALGVVIGIENVTSGMGTAAYTALLMGLCNTRFTATQYALLSSLMAVSRYVTGAPTGYLAAAVGWPAFFIVCTLLAAPGLLLLLRYKRWGVNSEPDAGPPPGD from the coding sequence ATGCTCCTGATGCTCGTCCTGGGGTTCGCATCGGGGATGCCCCTGGCCCTTTCCGGAGGGACGCTGACGGCCTGGATGGTGGCGGAGGGCATCGACATCCGGACCATCGGCGTCTTTTCCCTGACAGGCCTTCCCTACGCCTTCAAGTTCCTCTGGTCCCCCCTGATGGACCGGTACGTCCCGCCCTTCCTGGGCCGCCGGCGGGGCTGGATGCTGGTCACCCAGATCCTCCTGGTCGTTACCCTGGCCGCCCTGGGCTTTTTCAACCCCTCGTCGAACCTGCCCCTGGTCGCCCTCCTGGCGGTGGCCATTGCTTTCTTCAGCGCCAGCCAGGACATCGTCCTGGACGCCTACCGGACGGAGTATCTTTCTCCACAGGAGCGGGGCGCCGGCGCCGGCGTCTGGATCATGGGGTACCGGCTCGCCATCCTGGTCAGCGGCGCGGCGGCCCTCATCCTGTCGGACCACCTCCCCTGGAGGACCGTCTATGTCCTCATGGGCGGCCTCATGACGATCGGCTGCATCGCCACGCTGATCGCCCCGGAGCCCCACCCGGAAGACAGGGAGGGACGGGCCGTGGCGCCGCCCGCAAGCCTGCGGGAAGCGGTGGTCCAACCCCTGCTGGAGTTCTTCCGGAGACCCGGATCGCTGGAGATCCTGCTCTTCGTCGTTCTCTACAAGATCGGCGACGTGGCGGCGGCCCAGATGACGACGCCCTTCATCCTGCAGCACGTGGGGTTCTCCCGGACGGAGCTGGGGGCCGTCTTCAAGGGACTCGGGATGGTGGCCACCATCGCCGGGACCCTCGCCGGAGGTGCCCTGATGATCCGCTGGAGCCTGAAGCGATCCCTCTTTGTCTTCGGCATCCTGCAGGGGATCTCGACCCTCTCCTTCATCCTGCTGGAGTTCACGGGCCGGCAGATCTGGGCACTGGGAGTCGTGATCGGGATCGAGAACGTCACCAGCGGCATGGGCACGGCGGCCTACACAGCCCTCCTGATGGGCCTGTGCAACACCCGGTTCACCGCCACCCAGTACGCCCTCCTGAGCAGCCTGATGGCCGTGAGCCGCTATGTAACCGGCGCCCCGACAGGATACCTGGCCGCGGCCGTCGGCTGGCCCGCCTTCTTCATCGTCTGCACCCTTCTGGCCGCTCCGGGGCTGCTCCTGCTCCTGCGCTACAAACGCTGGGGCGTCAACTCCGAGCCGGACGCAGGTCCTCCTCCCGGTGATTGA